In one Terriglobia bacterium genomic region, the following are encoded:
- a CDS encoding DUF2029 domain-containing protein, giving the protein MRLFIASSLGLATGIFGFAAGAALPGSLWTAALVGGFAAVLVTWWVYSSHLLPVDESAASRGLKIVSGVATVVALVQLLRLVVFIVDPTRVVCSFMPASRWEIEHSCLSAYYVSAKAAATVPDIYDDSLFTMPDDDPTRIRNPRMIGPFKIDVFEYPPPFLLLTRGLLLLAPEFLDHRMLWFGLSGMVVLLAFVVVARFLSPHAGTRALLLSPLVWVALPTISTFQKGNVQVLVIAASMLAMVLFERRHFAAGGGLLAFVAMGKIYPGMLVIYLVAQRRWRALAWTIAAGLTFLSLSLLDTGWPPYVAFLRHLPAILGGESFPAFRNPAAMANNFSIPGLVFKLKLLGVPGMSFAVSKAVGWAYTLVVIAVTVVLGRRAVGDDRKPLVWMAILLLATLRSPFLPPAYAVFPPLWLLTLLAATKAPTARAIALLLAAWAVLNVYWAQDWPVDPRLLVIAVVVPQAVTVALSVLAIRRVVASVPGSPSPRST; this is encoded by the coding sequence ATGCGCCTGTTCATCGCGTCGTCGCTCGGTCTCGCCACCGGAATCTTCGGCTTCGCGGCCGGTGCCGCGCTCCCGGGCTCGCTCTGGACCGCGGCCCTCGTCGGGGGGTTCGCCGCCGTTCTCGTCACCTGGTGGGTCTACTCGAGTCACCTTCTCCCGGTCGACGAGAGCGCCGCCTCCCGAGGGCTGAAGATCGTGTCCGGGGTCGCAACGGTCGTCGCGCTCGTGCAGCTCCTGCGTCTCGTCGTGTTCATTGTCGATCCGACCCGAGTCGTCTGCTCGTTCATGCCGGCGAGCCGATGGGAAATCGAGCACTCGTGCCTTTCCGCCTACTACGTGAGCGCGAAGGCCGCGGCGACGGTTCCCGACATCTACGACGATTCGTTGTTCACGATGCCCGACGACGATCCGACCCGGATCCGAAACCCCCGCATGATCGGTCCTTTCAAGATCGACGTCTTCGAATACCCCCCGCCGTTCCTGCTCCTGACGCGCGGACTCCTGCTGCTCGCCCCCGAGTTCCTGGACCACCGGATGCTGTGGTTCGGCCTGTCCGGTATGGTCGTCCTTTTGGCGTTCGTCGTCGTGGCACGATTCCTGAGCCCCCACGCGGGAACCCGCGCGCTTCTGCTCTCGCCGCTCGTTTGGGTGGCGCTCCCGACGATCAGCACGTTCCAAAAAGGCAACGTGCAGGTCCTCGTGATCGCTGCGTCGATGCTCGCGATGGTGCTCTTCGAGCGGCGACACTTCGCGGCGGGAGGGGGTTTGCTGGCCTTCGTGGCCATGGGCAAGATCTACCCGGGCATGCTGGTGATCTACCTCGTGGCGCAGCGCCGATGGCGCGCGCTCGCCTGGACGATAGCGGCCGGTCTCACGTTCCTGTCGCTGAGCCTCCTCGACACCGGATGGCCCCCGTACGTGGCGTTCCTCCGGCATCTTCCCGCGATTCTCGGGGGCGAGTCGTTTCCGGCGTTCCGCAATCCCGCCGCGATGGCCAACAACTTCTCGATTCCCGGACTCGTCTTCAAGCTCAAGCTGCTCGGCGTTCCGGGCATGTCGTTCGCGGTGTCGAAGGCCGTCGGCTGGGCGTACACGCTGGTCGTCATCGCGGTGACGGTCGTCCTCGGGCGTCGCGCCGTCGGCGACGACCGGAAGCCGCTGGTGTGGATGGCGATCCTGCTCCTCGCGACGCTCCGCAGCCCGTTCCTCCCGCCGGCGTACGCCGTGTTCCCGCCTCTGTGGCTCCTGACTCTCCTGGCGGCGACCAAGGCGCCGACCGCGAGAGCGATCGCGCTGCTCCTGGCCGCCTGGGCCGTCCTCAACGTCTATTGGGCGCAAGACTGGCCGGTCGATCCGCGACTGCTCGTGATTGCGGTCGTCGTGCCTCAGGCCGTCACCGTCGCGCTCAGCGTGCTCGCGATCCGCCGGGTCGTCGCATCGGTCCCCGGCTCGCCCTCGCCTCGCTCGACGTGA
- a CDS encoding DNA alkylation repair protein codes for MPGKTNTPPARKSAKPAATRMTLAETMSALKKAGTAQTRKSYARHGAAEPMFGVSFATLKTLLKRIGVDHELALALWDTGNFDARNLAVKIADPARMSPADLDRWARVPSARMCSGYVAHLAAEGPHARSRSDAWLAAPDEARRCAGWSLVGAMAMRDADAPDAWFVERLAEIETSIQASPNAQRETMLHALIAIGCRSAALRRSVTASAKRIGKVSIDHGDTACKTPEAAPTLEKAWAHSTSKGFESPAAQERTRESLRTRC; via the coding sequence ATGCCCGGAAAGACGAACACGCCGCCCGCGCGCAAGTCCGCGAAGCCCGCCGCGACGCGCATGACGCTCGCCGAGACGATGTCCGCTCTAAAGAAGGCGGGCACCGCGCAGACGCGCAAGAGCTACGCTCGCCACGGAGCGGCGGAGCCGATGTTCGGAGTGAGCTTCGCCACGCTGAAGACGCTGCTGAAGCGCATCGGCGTCGATCACGAGCTCGCGCTGGCCTTGTGGGACACGGGCAATTTCGACGCACGCAATCTGGCGGTGAAGATCGCCGACCCCGCGCGGATGTCCCCTGCCGACCTCGACCGGTGGGCGAGGGTGCCGAGCGCACGGATGTGCTCGGGCTACGTGGCGCACCTCGCCGCCGAGGGACCTCATGCGAGGAGCCGGTCCGACGCGTGGCTCGCCGCGCCGGACGAGGCGAGGCGCTGCGCCGGGTGGTCGCTCGTCGGCGCGATGGCGATGCGCGACGCGGACGCGCCCGACGCGTGGTTCGTGGAGCGTCTAGCGGAGATCGAGACGTCGATTCAGGCGTCGCCGAACGCGCAGCGCGAGACGATGCTGCACGCCCTCATCGCGATCGGCTGCCGCAGCGCCGCCCTGCGCAGGTCCGTGACGGCCTCCGCCAAGCGGATCGGAAAGGTCTCGATCGATCACGGCGACACGGCCTGCAAGACGCCCGAAGCGGCGCCGACCCTCGAGAAGGCGTGGGCCCACTCGACGTCGAAGGGCTTCGAGAGTCCCGCGGCGCAGGAGCGCACGCGCGAGTCCCTGCGCACGCGCTGCTGA